In a single window of the Terriglobus roseus genome:
- a CDS encoding MATE family efflux transporter, producing MAQTHPWRMELRFMLKLAWPVVLAELGWMLQGVVDVIMVGRLGPVAIGAVALGNALYYAPSLFGLGLMLGLDTVVAHAYGRGDHEACHRWLAQGVYVALIATVPLMLITFGLSTLTPHFGVAAELIHPTRTYIDILLLGTLPLLLYAASRRYLQAVGQVRVITVTFVAANLLNWGGNYVLINGKLGLPALGVGGSAISTVLSRCLMALTLFAFAWRYEKQRGHPLFAHWARPVLREMRELLKLGLPAATQLVLEVGAFGVATVLAGKISPDALAAHQIVLNYAALAFMVPLGISAAAAIAVGHSLGAGDPKGARLRALLAFGLGVGFMLCATVLFFAVPKHLIALYTHDQDVTAIGVPLFALASLFAVFDGVQIIASGALRGMGETRTSMWANLVGYWVIGVPLGAALCFVARMGIFGVWIGLTTALILISIALFTVWQRKSHAPLHATTPALISR from the coding sequence ATGGCTCAGACACACCCGTGGCGGATGGAACTTCGATTCATGCTGAAACTGGCGTGGCCCGTGGTGCTGGCTGAACTTGGCTGGATGCTGCAGGGTGTCGTTGACGTGATCATGGTGGGTCGCCTTGGCCCTGTTGCGATTGGCGCCGTCGCGCTGGGCAATGCGCTGTACTACGCTCCGTCGCTCTTCGGTCTGGGGTTGATGCTTGGTCTGGATACCGTAGTGGCGCACGCGTATGGTCGCGGCGACCATGAAGCGTGCCATCGCTGGCTGGCGCAGGGTGTCTATGTGGCGTTGATCGCGACCGTGCCACTGATGCTGATCACCTTCGGCCTGAGTACGTTGACCCCGCACTTCGGTGTCGCAGCCGAACTCATCCATCCCACCCGGACATACATTGACATCCTGCTGCTGGGCACGCTGCCCCTGCTGCTGTACGCAGCATCGCGCCGCTACCTTCAGGCCGTAGGGCAGGTGCGGGTCATCACCGTTACGTTTGTTGCAGCGAACCTGCTGAACTGGGGCGGCAACTACGTCCTGATCAACGGCAAGCTGGGTCTGCCTGCACTGGGTGTGGGCGGATCCGCCATCTCGACCGTGTTGTCACGCTGCCTGATGGCATTGACGTTGTTCGCGTTCGCGTGGCGCTATGAGAAGCAGCGCGGCCATCCGCTGTTCGCGCACTGGGCGAGGCCCGTGCTGCGCGAGATGCGGGAGTTGCTAAAGCTGGGCCTGCCCGCCGCAACACAGCTTGTGCTGGAAGTGGGTGCCTTTGGTGTCGCGACCGTCCTGGCTGGAAAGATCTCGCCGGATGCGCTGGCCGCACACCAGATCGTGCTGAACTATGCGGCACTCGCGTTCATGGTGCCGCTGGGCATCAGCGCGGCAGCGGCCATCGCCGTTGGGCACTCGTTAGGCGCGGGCGATCCGAAGGGTGCACGGCTGCGGGCGTTGCTGGCATTCGGTCTGGGCGTGGGCTTCATGCTGTGCGCGACGGTGTTGTTCTTTGCCGTGCCAAAGCACCTGATCGCGCTCTATACGCATGATCAGGACGTCACCGCGATTGGTGTACCGCTCTTCGCGCTTGCGTCGCTCTTCGCGGTGTTCGATGGTGTCCAGATCATTGCCAGCGGAGCGTTGCGCGGCATGGGGGAGACGCGCACCTCCATGTGGGCGAACCTGGTTGGCTACTGGGTCATCGGCGTGCCCCTGGGAGCGGCGCTGTGCTTTGTGGCTCGCATGGGTATCTTCGGTGTTTGGATCGGTCTCACGACCGCGCTCATTCTGATCTCGATCGCGCTCTTCACGGTATGGCAAAGGAAGTCACACGCCCCGCTTCATGCCACCACACCTGCGCTTATTTCGCGCTGA